A segment of the Fusarium musae strain F31 chromosome 2, whole genome shotgun sequence genome:
GACCGAGAAAGGGACCGGGAAAGAGACCGGGAAAGAGATCACGACCGCGACTTGGAGCGAGACCTGGATATGGATGGGGCTGTCGATCGGGATCTGGATCGTATCAAAGACCGCGACAGAGATCGTGACTACGACAGGGACAAAGACAGAGAAAGAGATCGAGACAGAGATAGAGATCGCGACAGACCATTAGACGATGCAAGAGACAGAGATCGCGACAACGGGAGAGACCGAGATGATGATCACGGAAGAGACAGGGACTATGCAAATGGGAAGGACAGAGACAGAGTCAAGGATAGGGATGTCGACAGAGATAGGCGTCGCGAGAGCCGTGTCCCTCCGCGTGTTCCCCGGGAACCCCGCGATAGAGACCATCCTCCACATTCTAGCAAGCGAAACAGTATTACTGACCGCCTGCTTGGATCGTTTAGGTCAGTTCGTggtgaaaaggagaaggagatcgcAATGCCAGCTGTCGCTTCCTCAATTCAACGCCGGGCATCTTCCGCTGTTACCAAGGGTGGCCCAGTTCTTCGCATTCGTGAGTGGCTTGATGCTTGTAACGCggatcaccaccaccactgcgCCGTCTCTTCTGATATTGATATCACCACATGGCGCCCTGCCTGGcttgttgatgtcgttgagcGGCGCTTAGTCAAGGCAACAACCAAGGACCGTTATTTGGCTCTCAGCTATGTCAACGGTACCCAGCGCAACGGAGCACCGATGTTTACACATCTGCTTCAATCTAATGTGGAAACTTTCCAAGATCGTCTGCCCAATCTCGACATGCCTCAGACTTATCTGGACGCCATGTGGCTTGCTAAGAAACTTGGAATTCGACACATTTGGATCGACCGTATTTGTATAACCCAGGATAATCGggaagagatggatgatCATATTAAGCACATGGCATACGTCTTTTCTAATTCTTACCTGACTATTGTTGCCGCTACTGGCGATGTTTATACAGGGCTGCCTTCACTTGATCCAAAGCGATCAACGCGCGGCCTTCGAACGACTGGTCGTACTCACCAGGAGTTGGTTGCAGCCTCGCCATGGTATACGAGGGGCTGGACTCTGGTTGAGCGCATTTATTCTCGACGTTCggtctttttctttgaagACTCAATAACCTGGGAATGTCACTGCGAGACATGGCAGGGGAGCCCAAACAgtgtgatgaagaagctgagaggAGGCCGTCAAGAGTGTACGGGTGCTGTCCCTGATGCTGCGTTTGCGTTTCAGCACCCGCCGTGGCCTGATCTTGATGAGTATGCCCGCTATGCGATGGAATACAGCGCACGGAAATTGACGCTTGTCGACGACACGCTGCCTGCTTTTGCGGGAATCACACACGTACTATCTCGTTCTTTTCCCGGTGGGTTTATTTATGGCATGCCAATCGCGTTCTTGGACATTGCTTTGCTGTGGCGCCCGCATGCGTCCATTCGACGAAGAGCTCTTTCTCGCCCACCATTTCTCccatcttggtcttggatggGCTGGTGGTTTGATAACATTCCGGTCGACTTGACTTTGTGGAGAGCCGCTGCAGACTATGTTGAAGAGGCTCGCACTGGGAAACGTGGTCAAGAGACCAAACGATACCGGTCCGCTCACCCTTTCCGGATCAAACCTACCGTTACCTGGAGCTTGACGGACCGAGCCGCAACCGTCCCCGTTATGAATACCGGCCTTCAGTACCGTGATCTTCGGGGTCGTCGGAGCCCGAGTTCGGAGCTCCCTCCAGGATGGTCTCGCAGCGGTTCGTATTATGTCCATGATAGTGATGACTCTGCGTTGTTCAAATATCCCATCCCTGTCGAAGATCCTCCCGAGACCGGTGGTTATGAGCCACCTGTAGGCGAGCAAGCCTACCCCGGCCCATTACTGTCATTCAAAACAACAACTGGTTTCTTTGAGGTCGAGTTCCACACAACTCTCGCTCATCGTGACCGAACCAATCCACCCCTTGCCGTAGGTACTATTTGGAACAAAGCAAACCGATGGGCAGGTCAATTTCGTGCTCACGACGCATGGCTGGGTATTCAATCTTCCAACTACGATGGTGAAGAGCGCCTGGAGTTTATCGCCATATCAACAGCCACAGAGCGTCGCGGTTCGCATGTATTTGATAATGAGAAATTTGAGGAGCATATGGATGCAGATGAAATGATTGACTTTGTCAATGTCCTTTGGATCGAGCGCATTGGAGATATTGCGTACCGAAGGGGTGTCGGCCAGATCTTACTCAAGACCTGGGAGGCACAAGCCAAAGATGAGGTAGGAATTCTGCTCGGTTAGGATGACACTTGGTCAGCACGGAGTTGGAGTTTACGTTGAAATCTTGAAAATATGCCCTGATCTGGAGTTGTAGGAATTTGTCTTAATCTGTTGCACTATCAATCTGAGGACAGGGCTCGATTACTTCAGCATCTTAGCTGAGAAGATTTTCATGGCATGTTGTAATCGATGTCTTGAGCtgcatttctttttctcttgtGATGCTGCCAATTGAATCGACTTTGACGATACATGACTCAGTACGGGACTCTTAATAATCAAATCACAGCAGCCTCTACATTCCTTGTCCTCTGACATGGCCTCTATATGATCCTCGAAGTTGTCCAGAACCAGTAGCCTCGGACGTTTGTGATGACATCCATGTCTTGTGAACATACCCACACAGGTGGAGGCACAGAGCTGCCAAAAGCGTAACTAAACTCCGAAAGTTGAATTGGATGCGTTCGATGTCCCTGAGATCATTCCGAGGAGTATCTTTGCAACGCTTGGGTTCACTTCGTCACCTAGTTACCAGAGACCGAGCAGGCCAAGGCTAATTGCTTTCGTCATACATAGCTCGTTCATAATCTTGTCGATCCAAGCCTTGCCGTAGTCATCTCGGGATTGACTTTGTCGATGATTCGTTTTTACTGTCGAGACTCACCTGGGTTGTCATGGTGGCTCCGATTTCGAACAGGCCTCCATCAACTGACCTTTTCTATGATACACAACCGCGATGATTCTGCCGCCAAAATTTTGTCCCATCAGAACACAAGTTCCTCTAAGTTATACGGCATGGTGCCTGGTGCCAGAGGCCTGACTAATACTCACGGGAGTTTTAGCAAGGGCAGTTCTACCCAGACAAATCAGACACAAGAAgggccttctcttctcttgctggCCTTGAATTCTTAACAAGCTTATGCACACCAGAGTATCTACTTCCTGACCTTTAGAGCTAGCGACGACTGATCTGTTTGTAACTTATCAAGAAAAGCTTAACGGCCGTTACTTACCAACTCTGTCTGATTTTGAAACCAGGCGAACTTATGAAAAGAACCTGACGGGAAGAATGTCCTGTAGGAGCCGACAAAGACCAGACATGAAATTGCTGTCAAAGTCTTTCGTTTGACCTCTAACCCTTAAGTTTTGACCAACATTTTATGGCAACACATCACCCTTAAGATTTTCATATCCAGAGCAAAGCATCCAACTACTGATATACTTACTACATGCGTTACGGCCTTCTGAAATAAAGAAGATGATAGATCCGACCAAAGCTACCAAGCCTGCCTGCGTTGTAGATAAGACACTTCCAGCAGTTATTGGGGGAGCCCGGGAAGAGGATAGAAATTGCCTTTGGTGTGTAGATAGTTGCCgatctgatgatgttgttccaGCGGTGAGTGAGTCTCTTCTGCACGATGCGATGAAGTCGGCGCTTTTCCCTCCTGGGCGTCTGATTAATCTGTCGTGGACACCTACAATTGAAGTAAGCCCGATTGACTTATCAAACGTTGCTGGCTAATCTTTCGAGAGACGCGAAAGACTTTGTGGATAGTATTTGGGGGCATATTAGTTACGTTTTAGATTCACTGACCAATTCCCTCTCTACGAAGTCAAAGTTTGCAGGGTCCAACCATTTTCTGGTAAGCATAGGTACATAGATTTAAATACAACATTCAGCTTTCGGTGTCAAGTGGCGATGTAtcgaaaaaaggaaaaaaggtAAACTCCACCGTATCTGTTTCCGCAACATTGGTCATCCACAATGCATCGAGGTTCAAAAGTCATGAGGATTAAGAAACCTTCGTATTATGAGAACTTGGAAATTCTGAGCCTCATGTCGGGCTCATGAATACTAGAGTGCATTGTATAGCTAGATCCGTACAGCCCAAATACTAATGAGCATGTGATACCATTCGTAGTTTTATAGATATGTGGACATTGCAACCTCTCTTCCGCCATAGAACTATGGCAAATCTGACTCAGTATTCTGATGGGTCGCGAATAAGATATCTGCATCGTATAACTAAGATTTTCAAAAAGACTCGCATGGCAACAGAAGGGGTTGTCGCTTGTGTACCTAGATCATGGTTCCCCATCAGACATTGGATTAACCTTTTCTTGTGTTTTTAGCCATACGGTCACAAGGTGTCTCAGGCCCACATGTGATACGGAACGCTCATGCATTAGTGATTCATGAATTTGCGAGCTACCCTTCCTTTTGTGTATTATTCTTTTAGACGCTTTTACTTTTGTAATAGTTACTCCATTGCGTTATGGCTCCTTTGTTAACGAGCATTTCGCCTCATTCGAAGACAAGTTCACCTTCAAAAATCGATATTTCAATGAAATTCATATCTTAATAGGCAAGGGAGATGCCGTGCGACTTATGTATTAGTTGTACGATCTATAAAATACAAACAGCCCAGGTTCCTAGGTCTTTCGCGCAACACGTACTTTCCGAGGACATCAAGGAAATACCTGAAATCCTATAGTATCCATGTTAACCACGGACTTACTTACGTGCTTCCAGTTCCGGGTCTCGAAAAATGAGGAAACTCTGGCTATTGTCAGCAACTTTAGGAGTGTCAAGAAATAACGACTGGGGTTTACTTGGGGGCTgatatactccgtactggaTTGACTGTTGGGTGGCTCATTGTGATTGGCTCATCCCCCCTGTGATTCAGCCGCCCAGTGTCTCCCGCCTGACCCTGGCATGAGACCCCTAACCGTCCCGTTCCCGTTCAAGATCGGATCTTATATCCCTTCAACAAGTAAGGGAATTCAACGTCATCATCTCGCTGCCCCCACCACCTGGAGCCCTCCATCCACCTCGAGTTCCATCCCACTCATTGTGAGTCGCTGCGACGTTCCTCTCTACGTTGTCAGGCGAGCAAGTGACCACGCGACTCGAACTTCACAAGCTCAAGTGCTTGATGATTCGGGCTATACGGAACTACCTATCCAACGCGTACGCATACGCTCCCTGAGCGGCTCAACAGTCCTGAGCTGCAGCTATATTTGATGACCTCCCACTGTCCAAAGTGACGTCTATTGTTTTACGTACGCCACCTGCTCAAGGCTTCCCCACGACGGACGACCTGTAACGAACAACGTTGATACGCAGACATTATGGAACGCGTTCGCAAAGCATTAGGCCGTCAACACTCAtccacatcaacatcagaaTACGAGCCCCTGACCGGTACTGAGGAAGCCACTCCTCTAGAAGGCTCAACAGTACTCGAGGGCCAACATGAGTTGCCGTTCTCGTGGATAGAATATGGTATCTTTGCCCTCCTGGGTGTCGCTATGCTCTGGGCCTGGTGggtttctctctctctcgtaTCCGGTAAATATTGTAGTTGACGTAAGATAGGAATATGTTCCTTGCTGCAGCTCCATACTTCACAGCTCGCTTTGCCGGCGATGCTTGGATTCAGTCTCACTTTCAGTCTGCGATATTGACCGTCTCTACTGTTACCAACCTCGGCGCAATGCTTGTTCTCACTAGTATACAGTACTCAGCATCGTACCCTTTTCGAATCAACCTGGCACTTGTTATCAATGTTTTCACTTTCGGTCTCTTGACTGCATCTACCGTCTTCGGACTAAGCGCTTCCCCAACTCTATATCTCGTGTTTCTGCTTGCTACAGTCGCGGCTGCTGCCTGGGCAGCTGGTCTCATTCAGAATGGAGCATTTGCTTTCGCAGCCAGTTTCGGACGCCCAGAATATATgcaagccatcatggctggacAGGGTATTGCCGGCGTCCTGCCCCCGATCGCGCAAGTTTTTACTGTGCTTGCCTTCCCCCCCGAGAAGGACCAGAACACTTCTATCAAAGAGCCATCCCCTGAGGATGGACAGACATCAGCTTTCGTCTATTTCCTCACCGCCGTAGTCGTGTCAGTTGCTGCTCTGCTGTCCTTCGTCCCGCTGGTTCGCCGCCATAACCATATCATCGAGAATCGCATGGTTGAGCAAATGAACGAGTCCATGCACAGCATTGAAGAGGCCGAACGTGCCGCTCGCAAGGTCACATCGCTTTGGAGGCTCTTCACTAAACTTCACTGGCTTGCTATTGGTGTTGCCCTCACTTTCATTGCAACAATGTTCATGCCCGTTTTCACTGCCAAGATCCATTCCGTGAAAGAAAACTCCGGTGCTCTCTACCAGCCTTCCGCCTTTATTCCTCTTGGGTTCTTCTTTTGGAATTTGGGTGACTTGAGTGGTCGGGTGGCC
Coding sequences within it:
- a CDS encoding hypothetical protein (EggNog:ENOG41), with the translated sequence MERVRKALGRQHSSTSTSEYEPLTGTEEATPLEGSTVLEGQHELPFSWIEYGIFALLGVAMLWAWNMFLAAAPYFTARFAGDAWIQSHFQSAILTVSTVTNLGAMLVLTSIQYSASYPFRINLALVINVFTFGLLTASTVFGLSASPTLYLVFLLATVAAAAWAAGLIQNGAFAFAASFGRPEYMQAIMAGQGIAGVLPPIAQVFTVLAFPPEKDQNTSIKEPSPEDGQTSAFVYFLTAVVVSVAALLSFVPLVRRHNHIIENRMVEQMNESMHSIEEAERAARKVTSLWRLFTKLHWLAIGVALTFIATMFMPVFTAKIHSVKENSGALYQPSAFIPLGFFFWNLGDLSGRVATILPFTLRHRPFALFVLSIVRFGILPLYLLCNIDGRGAIISSDFFYLFIVQLIFGLTNGWLGSSFMMASGEWVDEGEREAAGGFMGLCLVAGLSIGSLLSFSAAGV
- a CDS encoding hypothetical protein (EggNog:ENOG41), translating into MDGAVDRDLDRIKDRDRDRDYDRDKDRERDRDRDRDRDRPLDDARDRDRDNGRDRDDDHGRDRDYANGKDRDRVKDRDVDRDRRRESRVPPRVPREPRDRDHPPHSSKRNSITDRLLGSFRSVRGEKEKEIAMPAVASSIQRRASSAVTKGGPVLRIREWLDACNADHHHHCAVSSDIDITTWRPAWLVDVVERRLVKATTKDRYLALSYVNGTQRNGAPMFTHLLQSNVETFQDRLPNLDMPQTYLDAMWLAKKLGIRHIWIDRICITQDNREEMDDHIKHMAYVFSNSYLTIVAATGDVYTGLPSLDPKRSTRGLRTTGRTHQELVAASPWYTRGWTLVERIYSRRSVFFFEDSITWECHCETWQGSPNSVMKKLRGGRQECTGAVPDAAFAFQHPPWPDLDEYARYAMEYSARKLTLVDDTLPAFAGITHVLSRSFPGGFIYGMPIAFLDIALLWRPHASIRRRALSRPPFLPSWSWMGWWFDNIPVDLTLWRAAADYVEEARTGKRGQETKRYRSAHPFRIKPTVTWSLTDRAATVPVMNTGLQYRDLRGRRSPSSELPPGWSRSGSYYVHDSDDSALFKYPIPVEDPPETGGYEPPVGEQAYPGPLLSFKTTTGFFEVEFHTTLAHRDRTNPPLAVGTIWNKANRWAGQFRAHDAWLGIQSSNYDGEERLEFIAISTATERRGSHVFDNEKFEEHMDADEMIDFVNVLWIERIGDIAYRRGVGQILLKTWEAQAKDEVGILLG